The proteins below are encoded in one region of Ereboglobus luteus:
- a CDS encoding FecR family protein translates to MSNRADNKSVSDVAARWVARRDAGLTPFETEELQQWLDADERHRDAFDHYARAWSAFDRPARAGAQDAVMRELQARSKRRRARRVSAMSGAACAFAVVLVFALMRRQPDAGELSHAGAQQQSSVVVSRPESRVLEDGSTVELKPGAIIDVRYDETTRRVILERGEAHFQVAKGLPRPFVVEAGGMEVRAVGTAFAVQIDSAQMEVLVTEGRVAVEKTQSSAPAPLDTTGGDDDPGAELDDARIPPTFAAASPAVPIVPVAVLGVCERVVLDITMPTVTAPVVTPVSPAELNARLSWRISRLEFSSTPLAETVALINRSSHLPDGSAGARLVLDPASPGLAAEPVSGVFRADNIEAFVQVLGLSMGIEAERRGDEIILRKPR, encoded by the coding sequence ATGAGCAACCGCGCCGACAACAAGAGTGTTTCCGATGTCGCCGCCCGCTGGGTGGCGCGGCGCGACGCCGGGCTGACCCCTTTTGAAACGGAGGAGCTTCAACAATGGCTGGACGCGGACGAACGCCACCGGGACGCGTTCGATCATTACGCGCGCGCGTGGTCGGCTTTTGATCGTCCGGCTCGGGCGGGCGCGCAAGACGCGGTGATGCGCGAGCTTCAGGCGCGCTCGAAACGCAGGCGCGCGCGGCGGGTTAGCGCGATGTCCGGGGCTGCGTGCGCTTTTGCCGTGGTCTTGGTGTTTGCGCTCATGCGGCGGCAACCCGACGCGGGTGAATTGAGCCACGCCGGGGCGCAGCAGCAGTCGAGCGTGGTGGTCTCCCGGCCCGAGAGTCGAGTGCTTGAGGATGGTTCGACAGTGGAACTCAAGCCGGGCGCAATTATAGATGTGCGTTATGACGAAACAACCCGCCGCGTGATACTGGAGCGCGGCGAGGCGCATTTTCAGGTTGCGAAGGGACTTCCGCGCCCGTTCGTGGTCGAGGCCGGCGGCATGGAAGTGCGCGCGGTTGGCACGGCTTTCGCCGTGCAAATCGACTCCGCGCAAATGGAGGTTTTGGTGACCGAGGGCCGAGTCGCGGTGGAAAAAACGCAGTCTTCCGCGCCGGCGCCATTGGACACAACCGGCGGGGACGATGATCCCGGGGCGGAGTTGGATGATGCGCGGATACCCCCGACATTCGCGGCGGCATCGCCGGCCGTTCCCATCGTTCCCGTGGCGGTGCTCGGCGTGTGCGAACGCGTTGTTCTGGATATCACCATGCCCACGGTGACCGCGCCCGTCGTGACGCCGGTCTCGCCCGCCGAGCTCAATGCGCGCCTGTCCTGGCGCATTTCGAGACTGGAGTTTTCGTCAACGCCACTGGCGGAAACCGTCGCGCTGATCAATCGCTCCTCGCATTTGCCGGATGGGAGCGCGGGTGCGCGACTGGTGCTGGATCCGGCGTCGCCAGGGCTGGCGGCGGAACCCGTGAGCGGGGTTTTCCGCGCCGACAATATCGAGGCGTTTGTGCAAGTGCTCGGGTTGAGCATGGGCATTGAGGCCGAGCGCCGGGGTGACGAGATTATTTTGCGCAAGCCGCGGTAA
- the ndk gene encoding nucleoside-diphosphate kinase: MQRTFIIFKPDCLDKKLVGTVLARFEQAGFSIIGCKMMILTPALLRVHYAHVTHFPFYPKLEQFMSSRPVVAVALQGENVIARVREMLGPTDSSKAPKGTIRGDFGESGMINVVHASDSVENAEIEIKRFFKPEEVFELEPAAQAR; encoded by the coding sequence ATGCAAAGAACATTTATCATATTTAAACCAGACTGCCTCGACAAAAAACTTGTCGGCACTGTCCTTGCCCGTTTTGAGCAGGCTGGTTTTTCCATTATCGGCTGTAAAATGATGATCCTCACGCCGGCGCTGCTTCGCGTTCACTACGCGCACGTCACCCATTTTCCATTTTACCCGAAACTCGAGCAGTTCATGAGCTCGCGTCCGGTGGTCGCAGTCGCGCTTCAAGGCGAAAATGTCATCGCCCGCGTCCGGGAGATGCTCGGCCCCACCGATTCCTCAAAAGCCCCCAAGGGCACTATTCGCGGCGACTTTGGCGAGTCCGGCATGATCAATGTCGTGCATGCCTCCGACAGCGTCGAAAACGCGGAAATCGAAATCAAGCGGTTCTTCAAGCCCGAGGAGGTTTTTGAATTGGAACCCGCCGCCCAAGCGCGCTAG
- the pyk gene encoding pyruvate kinase, translating to MNPSAASFRRTKIIVTLGPATESEEMLEKAIRAGADVFRLNMAHAKHDWTRTIIRRIRGVSQRVGREVAIMMDIKGPEIRTGDVAAPIELKPGEIFDFTMQPGDDGGSSTEIRSVHVNYKDLVNDVKVGDTVLVDNGLIRLEVLEKQDARIRCRVLIPGELKSKRHINLPGVRVNLPSFTAKDKGDTIIGIEEGIDFVALSFVREAKDIETLRDFLKKQDSKAGIIAKIEDQSAIVNLDEIVMATDALMVARGDLGIECPVEELPIIQRKAVQACLRHGKAVIIATHMLESMITQPMPTRAEITDVANAVFELADCVMLSGETTVGKYPIESIEYLDKISRRIEQLETGEARLVKVEIPAIPEKLKVLRSAAMMAGEIDDARIITFTRQGVIARGLAALRPGRAPIIAFTPYVETLRQLRLLRSVIGILMPFEANPDDTIDHAIAHLKHTKQVDIGDKLVVVTDILSHDRLVDSVQLRTVR from the coding sequence ATGAACCCATCCGCAGCCAGTTTTCGCCGAACCAAGATTATCGTGACCCTCGGGCCCGCCACCGAAAGCGAGGAGATGCTCGAGAAAGCCATTCGCGCGGGGGCGGATGTGTTCCGGCTCAACATGGCCCACGCCAAGCACGATTGGACGCGCACAATCATCCGCCGCATTCGCGGGGTTTCGCAGCGCGTCGGGCGCGAGGTGGCGATCATGATGGACATCAAGGGGCCGGAAATTCGCACCGGCGATGTCGCCGCGCCCATCGAACTCAAGCCGGGCGAGATTTTCGACTTCACCATGCAGCCGGGCGACGATGGCGGAAGCAGCACGGAGATCCGCTCCGTGCATGTGAATTACAAGGACCTCGTCAACGATGTGAAGGTCGGCGACACCGTGCTTGTTGACAACGGGCTCATTCGCCTGGAAGTGCTCGAAAAACAGGACGCGCGCATACGCTGCCGCGTGCTGATTCCGGGCGAGCTGAAATCGAAGCGCCACATCAACCTGCCCGGCGTGCGCGTCAACCTGCCCTCGTTCACGGCCAAGGACAAGGGCGACACGATCATCGGCATCGAGGAGGGAATTGATTTTGTGGCGCTGTCGTTTGTGCGCGAGGCAAAGGACATCGAGACGCTGCGCGATTTTCTCAAGAAGCAGGATTCAAAGGCGGGCATCATTGCAAAAATCGAGGACCAGTCGGCCATCGTGAACCTCGACGAAATTGTGATGGCGACCGACGCGCTCATGGTGGCGCGCGGCGATCTCGGCATCGAGTGTCCGGTCGAGGAGCTGCCGATCATCCAGCGCAAGGCGGTGCAGGCCTGCCTCCGCCACGGCAAGGCGGTCATCATCGCCACGCACATGCTCGAGTCGATGATCACGCAACCGATGCCCACGCGCGCGGAGATTACCGATGTGGCAAACGCCGTCTTTGAGCTCGCGGATTGCGTGATGCTCTCGGGCGAAACAACCGTGGGCAAATATCCGATCGAAAGCATCGAATACCTCGACAAAATTTCGCGGCGCATCGAGCAATTGGAGACGGGGGAGGCCAGGCTGGTCAAAGTCGAGATTCCGGCGATTCCCGAAAAACTGAAAGTGCTGCGCTCGGCCGCGATGATGGCGGGAGAGATTGACGACGCGCGCATCATCACCTTCACGAGGCAGGGCGTGATTGCGCGCGGGCTGGCGGCGCTGCGCCCGGGCCGCGCGCCGATCATCGCGTTCACGCCGTATGTGGAAACGCTGCGCCAGTTGCGATTGTTGCGCTCGGTCATCGGAATCCTGATGCCGTTCGAGGCGAATCCCGACGACACGATTGACCATGCCATCGCGCATTTGAAACACACCAAGCAAGTGGACATCGGGGACAAGCTGGTGGTGGTCACCGACATCCTTTCGCACGACCGTCTCGTTGACAGCGTGCAATTGCGAACAGTGCGGTAA
- a CDS encoding MotA/TolQ/ExbB proton channel family protein, producing MLMTTLLSAIDGMRIIKEAGLLAYPLGFCSVAAIFIICERSIALRESAIIPIDLADSVLGGQNIVSGTHSALGRIIGFVERHPGDMEGAKAYARLEVMKMERGVSYLDVIYTGAPLIGLIGTVSGLLAAFSKIDPVTKMPDPVQFTESVGYALSATLLGLVVAVIALIGNGYLQRRIDAQAAKLDVLLERVLQYRKTDGGDASEGNQLTKSA from the coding sequence ATGTTAATGACGACCCTCCTTTCCGCCATTGATGGCATGCGCATCATCAAGGAAGCCGGCCTGCTCGCCTACCCGCTCGGTTTCTGTTCCGTCGCCGCAATCTTCATCATCTGCGAACGCAGCATCGCGCTCCGCGAATCCGCCATCATCCCGATCGACCTCGCCGACTCCGTGCTCGGCGGGCAAAACATCGTCTCCGGCACGCACTCGGCGCTCGGACGCATCATCGGATTTGTCGAACGGCATCCGGGCGACATGGAGGGCGCCAAGGCCTACGCCCGCCTCGAAGTCATGAAAATGGAGCGCGGCGTCAGCTACCTGGATGTCATTTACACGGGCGCGCCGCTCATCGGGCTGATCGGAACGGTGTCCGGCCTGCTCGCAGCGTTTTCAAAAATCGACCCGGTCACAAAAATGCCCGACCCGGTGCAATTCACCGAAAGCGTCGGCTACGCGCTCTCGGCCACGTTGCTCGGTCTTGTTGTCGCGGTCATCGCGCTGATCGGCAACGGCTACCTCCAGCGACGCATCGACGCGCAGGCCGCCAAGCTCGACGTGCTCCTCGAGCGCGTGCTCCAGTATCGCAAAACCGACGGCGGCGACGCCTCCGAGGGCAACCAACTCACCAAGTCCGCATGA
- a CDS encoding metallophosphoesterase — translation MTGRIIAIGDIHGCHQEFSDLLALLNLAKDDRLILLGDLVNRGPDSCKVIDLARQHHATALLGNHELRLLAYHKTKDPSHLRETDIDTFSKLRPADWEYIGQMPLTHHEETLNTVFVHGGFLPGIPWQKQSAETVTNIQVIDAGGRPRKRADAPNAPFWADLWSGPPFVVYGHTPRPETYKLKWSLGIDTACVMGGALTAYILPEKRIVQVKARKKYFP, via the coding sequence ATGACCGGACGCATCATCGCCATCGGAGACATCCACGGCTGCCACCAAGAATTTTCAGACCTGCTCGCCCTTCTCAACCTCGCGAAAGACGACCGGCTCATCCTGCTCGGCGACCTCGTCAACCGCGGCCCCGACTCCTGCAAGGTCATCGACCTCGCGCGCCAGCACCACGCCACCGCCCTCCTCGGCAACCACGAGCTGCGCCTCCTCGCCTACCACAAAACCAAGGATCCCTCGCATCTCCGCGAAACCGACATCGACACCTTCTCCAAGCTCCGGCCCGCCGACTGGGAATACATCGGTCAAATGCCCCTCACCCACCACGAGGAAACGCTCAACACCGTCTTCGTGCACGGCGGTTTTCTTCCCGGAATCCCCTGGCAAAAACAATCCGCGGAAACCGTCACCAACATCCAGGTCATCGACGCCGGGGGCCGCCCCCGCAAGCGCGCCGACGCGCCCAACGCGCCCTTTTGGGCCGATCTCTGGAGCGGCCCGCCCTTTGTCGTTTACGGCCACACTCCGCGCCCTGAAACCTACAAGCTCAAATGGTCGCTCGGCATCGACACCGCGTGCGTCATGGGTGGCGCACTCACCGCCTACATCCTTCCCGAAAAACGAATCGTGCAGGTGAAGGCCCGAAAAAAATATTTCCCCTGA
- a CDS encoding ferrochelatase, with product MSKRAVLLVNLGSPDSPAVADVRAYLSEFLGDPRVIDRPRARWLRSLLVNRIIIPRRVENSAHAYASIWTEKGSPLVVTSMSVREKLAAVLGCDSRAKPPAEPESAATANAPIETPSNGSPGGFALPSPPTVYLAMRYGKPSIASVVAQMAADGVGHVLLFPQYPHYAMSSWETLVVEVYAQAARLAPQMRIDCVQPFYKDDDYLAALVESAKPYLAQPHDHLLISFHGIPERHLREADKSRAHCLCAKDCCEVDSPAHATCYRAQVLGTARGFAARAGIAPERYSITFQSRLVGEPWLSPYTDETLAQLPARGIKRLLVLSPAFVTDCLETLEELMVAGQKTFLDAGGECFQQIPCLNDQPAYIDFLANRARQWMRPGTA from the coding sequence ATGTCCAAACGCGCAGTCCTCCTCGTCAATCTCGGCTCGCCCGATTCGCCCGCCGTGGCCGATGTGCGCGCTTATCTCTCCGAGTTTTTGGGCGACCCGCGCGTGATCGACCGTCCGCGCGCGCGATGGCTGCGGTCGTTGCTTGTGAACCGGATCATCATCCCGAGGCGCGTCGAAAACTCGGCCCATGCGTATGCATCGATCTGGACGGAGAAAGGCTCGCCGCTGGTCGTGACCTCGATGTCGGTGCGTGAAAAACTGGCGGCGGTGCTGGGCTGCGATAGCAGGGCGAAGCCTCCGGCTGAGCCGGAATCGGCGGCGACTGCGAATGCGCCAATCGAGACGCCAAGCAACGGCTCACCCGGAGGGTTCGCCCTACCCTCGCCACCGACGGTTTATCTCGCCATGCGCTACGGCAAGCCGTCCATCGCGTCGGTGGTCGCGCAAATGGCCGCGGACGGCGTGGGGCATGTTTTGCTTTTCCCTCAATATCCGCACTACGCGATGTCGTCGTGGGAAACGCTCGTCGTGGAGGTTTATGCGCAGGCCGCGCGGCTCGCGCCGCAAATGCGCATCGACTGCGTGCAGCCGTTTTACAAGGACGACGATTATCTGGCCGCGCTTGTCGAGTCGGCGAAACCGTATCTCGCGCAACCGCACGATCACCTGCTGATCAGTTTTCACGGAATCCCGGAGCGCCACCTGCGCGAAGCCGACAAATCGCGCGCGCATTGCCTGTGCGCGAAAGACTGCTGCGAAGTCGATTCGCCCGCGCACGCGACGTGTTATCGAGCCCAAGTGCTCGGAACCGCGCGCGGATTTGCCGCGCGCGCCGGAATCGCGCCGGAGCGGTATTCGATCACCTTCCAATCGCGCCTCGTCGGCGAACCGTGGCTCTCGCCCTACACCGACGAGACCCTCGCGCAACTACCCGCCCGCGGCATCAAGCGACTGCTCGTGCTCTCGCCCGCCTTCGTGACCGACTGCCTGGAGACGCTCGAGGAACTCATGGTTGCCGGACAAAAAACCTTCCTCGATGCCGGCGGCGAGTGCTTCCAACAAATCCCGTGCCTGAACGACCAGCCGGCGTATATCGATTTTCTGGCGAACCGCGCGCGGCAATGGATGCGCCCGGGAACGGCTTGA
- a CDS encoding ExbD/TolR family protein, translating into MSATGLRVKRRHRPELPLVPLIDVLVLLVFFAFVTMRFANTQTLNLTLPKVDTAGSNQFNVEGVTIAIEKDGTILFGGKPATEAQLVDLLQQVKQVSRDIPVLISADEDTPLKTLAFVMDACRKTGLNKFSLQSR; encoded by the coding sequence ATGAGCGCAACGGGATTACGCGTCAAACGCCGCCACCGGCCCGAACTGCCGCTGGTGCCCCTGATCGACGTGCTCGTGCTGCTCGTCTTTTTTGCGTTTGTGACGATGCGTTTCGCCAACACGCAAACGCTCAACCTCACGCTCCCAAAAGTCGACACCGCCGGCTCCAACCAGTTCAACGTCGAGGGCGTCACCATTGCGATTGAGAAAGACGGCACAATCCTTTTCGGAGGCAAACCAGCCACAGAAGCCCAACTCGTCGATCTGCTCCAACAAGTGAAACAGGTCAGCCGCGACATTCCCGTGCTGATCAGCGCCGACGAGGACACCCCGCTCAAAACACTCGCCTTCGTGATGGATGCCTGCCGCAAAACCGGCCTGAACAAATTCAGCCTGCAATCGCGGTAG
- the gpmI gene encoding 2,3-bisphosphoglycerate-independent phosphoglycerate mutase has product MSKPQKPVVLIIRDGWGKNPHAEQHAFNAVELGNCPTDAMLHAKYPCTLVKASGLDVGLPDGVMGNSEVGHENIGAGRIVDQELVRINKLFSEKRLAENTVWKEALERVKTRGSNLHFMGIVSDAGVHGMLEHLYGLLAQAKADGVAPDKVFIHAFTDGRDTPPTSGIGFVKQVGDKCQELGIGRIATVCGRFWAMDRDNRWERVSKAYDLLTGRAAVATAPDAIAAVQQYYDKPLSETQKGDEFVAPTAILGADGKPVASIADGDAVVFYNYRGDRPREITKAFVLDNFDGFDRGQKLDLYFATMAEYETGLPVHVILPKPPKLKNILGEVVSNANLAQFRCAETEKNPHVTFFFNNYRKDPFPGEERACPASPKVPTYDMQPEMSATEVTRLSKEAILSGKFSLVVVNYANPDMVGHTGSLPAAIKAVEATDKGVGELLEAVAQMQGSAVVCADHGNCEQMYDPSAKGPHTAHTLNLVEVFVVGEKYSARKTKMRTGGRLADIAPTLLALMGLPKPDEMSGVSLVVDEETRPPY; this is encoded by the coding sequence ATGAGCAAACCACAGAAGCCCGTTGTTCTCATCATCCGCGACGGCTGGGGGAAAAATCCCCACGCCGAGCAGCACGCTTTTAATGCCGTCGAACTTGGCAATTGCCCGACCGACGCCATGTTGCACGCAAAATACCCCTGCACGCTTGTCAAGGCGAGCGGCCTCGACGTCGGCCTCCCCGACGGCGTGATGGGCAATAGCGAGGTCGGCCACGAAAATATCGGCGCGGGCCGCATCGTCGACCAGGAGCTCGTCCGCATCAATAAACTCTTCTCCGAAAAACGCCTCGCCGAAAACACCGTTTGGAAGGAAGCCCTCGAACGCGTCAAAACCCGCGGTTCCAATCTGCACTTCATGGGCATCGTTTCCGACGCGGGCGTGCACGGAATGCTCGAGCACCTTTACGGGCTTCTTGCGCAAGCCAAGGCCGACGGTGTCGCGCCGGACAAGGTTTTCATTCACGCCTTCACAGACGGGCGCGACACGCCCCCGACCAGCGGCATCGGCTTTGTGAAACAAGTCGGGGACAAGTGCCAGGAGCTCGGCATCGGCCGCATCGCCACGGTGTGCGGACGTTTCTGGGCGATGGATCGCGACAATCGCTGGGAGCGCGTCAGCAAGGCATACGATTTGCTCACGGGCCGCGCCGCCGTCGCCACCGCGCCGGACGCGATCGCCGCCGTCCAGCAATACTACGACAAGCCCCTCAGCGAGACGCAAAAGGGCGACGAGTTTGTCGCGCCGACCGCCATCCTCGGCGCCGACGGCAAGCCGGTTGCCTCGATTGCCGACGGCGACGCCGTTGTCTTCTACAACTACCGCGGCGACCGTCCCCGCGAAATCACGAAGGCCTTTGTCCTCGACAATTTCGACGGCTTCGATCGCGGCCAGAAACTCGACCTCTATTTCGCCACGATGGCCGAATATGAAACCGGCCTGCCCGTGCATGTGATTCTTCCGAAACCGCCCAAGCTGAAAAACATCCTCGGTGAAGTTGTCAGCAACGCCAACCTCGCGCAGTTCCGCTGCGCCGAGACCGAGAAGAACCCGCACGTCACCTTCTTCTTCAACAACTATCGCAAGGACCCGTTCCCGGGCGAGGAGCGCGCGTGTCCCGCCAGCCCGAAAGTGCCGACCTACGACATGCAGCCGGAAATGTCCGCTACCGAGGTTACGCGTCTCTCCAAGGAGGCGATTCTCTCGGGCAAGTTCTCGCTCGTCGTGGTGAACTACGCCAATCCCGACATGGTCGGTCACACCGGTTCGCTCCCCGCCGCGATCAAGGCGGTCGAGGCGACCGACAAGGGCGTCGGCGAACTCCTTGAGGCAGTCGCGCAAATGCAAGGCAGCGCCGTCGTCTGCGCCGACCACGGCAACTGCGAACAAATGTATGACCCCTCCGCCAAGGGCCCGCACACCGCGCACACGCTCAACCTCGTGGAAGTGTTTGTCGTCGGTGAAAAATATTCCGCGCGCAAAACCAAGATGCGCACAGGCGGACGCCTCGCCGACATCGCCCCGACGCTTCTCGCGCTCATGGGCCTGCCCAAGCCCGACGAAATGTCCGGCGTGAGCCTGGTCGTGGACGAGGAAACCCGTCCCCCGTATTGA
- a CDS encoding RNA polymerase sigma factor, with protein sequence MSSSPHDSPLSVPPCADMPVEKSQWFRNEVHAHDAKLKSYLRGAFPAVDAEDVAQESYLRIWLASVGQPIKSAKAFLFTVARRLALDTIRHRKKSPIIAVPDLAVLNVMDEGRDAAEAASTSDEIALLAEALDSLPARCREIIILRKFQHLSQREVAERLGIAECTVEEQVYRGIRRMEAFFVRRGVIKPWQGKRGKR encoded by the coding sequence ATGAGCTCCTCTCCCCATGATTCCCCACTCAGCGTGCCGCCTTGCGCGGACATGCCGGTGGAGAAATCGCAGTGGTTCAGAAACGAGGTGCACGCTCATGACGCCAAGCTCAAATCCTACTTGCGCGGCGCGTTTCCCGCGGTTGACGCCGAGGATGTCGCGCAAGAATCCTATCTGCGCATTTGGCTGGCAAGCGTGGGGCAGCCGATCAAGTCGGCAAAGGCGTTTTTGTTCACTGTGGCCAGGCGTCTTGCGCTCGACACGATTCGCCACCGGAAAAAATCCCCAATAATTGCAGTGCCGGATTTGGCCGTGTTGAACGTCATGGATGAAGGCAGGGATGCCGCCGAGGCCGCGTCCACCAGTGATGAAATCGCATTGCTGGCGGAGGCGCTCGACTCGCTCCCCGCCCGTTGTCGTGAAATCATTATCCTTCGCAAATTCCAACATCTCTCCCAACGCGAGGTCGCCGAGCGCCTTGGCATCGCCGAGTGCACCGTCGAGGAGCAAGTTTATCGCGGCATCCGCCGCATGGAGGCGTTTTTCGTCCGGCGCGGCGTGATCAAGCCGTGGCAGGGCAAACGAGGCAAACGATGA
- a CDS encoding DMT family transporter has protein sequence MNSKFSKLAVFAIMCAFVLLWGSAAIFTRWALDHSSVFAVLILRFSLALGALLLIGLRGRRWLPKPGTRWQVAGVGLLLIGCYSVCYFQAMAHGITPGLLATLMGVQPVLTLLLTERRFSSWRLLGLLLALGGLVLVVFQSLVMARLSVLGMLFALGALLCITFGTLLQKRIQQPSIEVLPLQYLATLVLCLCFVPFQPFHFELNLSFIIPLLWLGLVISVGSQLLLYRMIRSGNLVNVTSLFYLVPVVTVILDFVILGNVMPLLAIAGMVAVLTGLVLVFRIQPPNTERPQ, from the coding sequence ATGAATTCGAAATTTTCCAAATTGGCCGTTTTCGCCATCATGTGCGCGTTTGTGCTGCTATGGGGCAGCGCGGCGATCTTTACCCGGTGGGCGCTCGATCATTCCTCCGTGTTTGCGGTCCTCATCCTGCGGTTTTCCCTGGCGCTCGGCGCGCTGCTGCTGATCGGTTTGCGAGGCCGCCGCTGGCTGCCCAAGCCGGGAACCCGCTGGCAGGTCGCCGGGGTCGGACTGCTTTTGATCGGATGTTATTCAGTCTGCTATTTTCAGGCCATGGCGCACGGAATCACCCCCGGATTGCTGGCCACGCTGATGGGTGTGCAGCCGGTTCTTACGTTGCTGCTGACTGAGCGGCGATTCTCGTCATGGCGCCTGCTCGGATTGCTCTTGGCGCTGGGCGGACTGGTGCTCGTGGTTTTCCAAAGTTTGGTGATGGCCAGGTTGTCCGTGCTTGGCATGCTATTCGCGCTTGGCGCACTGCTGTGCATCACCTTTGGCACGCTGTTGCAGAAACGGATCCAGCAACCATCCATTGAAGTCCTGCCGCTGCAATATCTCGCGACGCTGGTGCTGTGCCTGTGTTTCGTCCCGTTCCAACCGTTCCATTTTGAGCTCAACCTGAGTTTCATAATACCGCTGCTTTGGCTGGGTCTGGTGATTTCCGTCGGGTCGCAACTTTTGCTATACCGGATGATCCGCAGTGGAAACCTGGTCAACGTCACCAGCCTGTTTTACCTCGTGCCGGTGGTCACCGTGATTCTCGATTTCGTAATCTTGGGAAATGTCATGCCCTTGCTTGCAATCGCGGGCATGGTGGCGGTTTTGACGGGGCTGGTTTTGGTGTTTCGCATCCAGCCACCGAACACGGAGCGCCCGCAATAG